Proteins co-encoded in one Chitinophagales bacterium genomic window:
- a CDS encoding pectate lyase, which translates to MFFIFCFIDGFTQNQLAFPSAEGYGKYTVGGRGGAVWEVTNLNDSGEGSLRAAVEASGPRTVVFRISGTIDLKSNLKISNPYITIAGQTAPGDGICIKRYPLIIGASQVIIRHIRVRFGDESGDASDAISSRYNKHIILDHVSASWSVDETMSIYHCDSITVQWCLVAESMSHSKHDKGSHGFGGIWGSNYGTYHHNLLAHHSSRNPRFASGSGNTDYRNNVLYNWGYHSCYGGEKVQVNSSEFVFSNFNVVANYYKPGPATQPGEVSHRIASPSTRDGAADYGKWYIAENVMEGDTSVTADNWSGGVHPQGGSEDIAGLKLEEPWRAMPIKQQTAEEAYQDVLNNVGATLPKRDAVDTRIIEETRTGTATYEGATYKQNHAVSDKSKKCGIIDSQSDVGGWPELKSTAAPSDTDHDGMPDVWEKTNGLNPNNAEDRNTITEDGYTMLEKYLNSISN; encoded by the coding sequence TACTGTTGGAGGGCGAGGAGGTGCTGTATGGGAAGTGACCAACCTCAATGACTCAGGTGAAGGCAGTCTTCGTGCTGCAGTTGAAGCCTCGGGTCCAAGGACGGTTGTGTTCAGAATTTCGGGCACAATAGATTTGAAGAGCAACCTGAAAATCTCCAATCCCTACATTACCATAGCTGGACAAACAGCTCCAGGAGACGGTATTTGTATTAAAAGATACCCTTTAATAATTGGTGCCAGTCAAGTAATTATTCGACATATACGAGTAAGATTTGGAGATGAATCGGGTGATGCATCTGATGCTATCTCCAGCAGATACAACAAACACATTATCTTAGACCATGTGTCGGCAAGTTGGAGTGTAGATGAGACCATGTCTATTTACCATTGTGACAGCATAACAGTACAATGGTGTTTGGTGGCAGAAAGTATGTCCCATTCCAAACACGATAAAGGTTCTCATGGATTTGGAGGTATTTGGGGATCCAACTACGGCACCTACCACCACAATTTGTTGGCCCACCACTCTAGCCGCAATCCTCGTTTCGCTTCAGGTAGTGGAAATACCGACTACAGAAACAATGTGCTGTACAATTGGGGATATCACAGTTGCTATGGGGGGGAAAAAGTACAAGTAAATAGTTCTGAGTTTGTATTCTCCAATTTTAATGTAGTGGCAAATTATTATAAACCAGGTCCAGCAACTCAACCAGGAGAAGTATCCCACCGCATTGCCAGCCCTTCAACACGTGACGGTGCTGCTGATTATGGTAAATGGTATATTGCCGAAAATGTTATGGAGGGAGATACTTCTGTTACAGCAGATAACTGGAGTGGCGGTGTACACCCACAAGGCGGAAGCGAAGATATTGCAGGATTAAAATTAGAGGAGCCGTGGCGAGCTATGCCTATCAAGCAACAAACTGCCGAGGAAGCCTATCAGGATGTTCTCAATAATGTAGGAGCTACCCTACCCAAACGTGATGCAGTTGATACCCGCATCATTGAAGAGACCCGTACAGGTACTGCCACGTATGAAGGCGCAACATACAAACAAAATCATGCTGTATCTGATAAATCAAAAAAATGTGGAATAATTGATTCTCAATCAGATGTAGGTGGTTGGCCAGAACTGAAAAGCACAGCAGCTCCGTCTGACACCGACCATGATGGTATGCCTGATGTTTGGGAAAAAACGAATGGTCTTAATCCAAACAATGCGGAGGATAGAAATACTATTACAGAAGATGGATATACGATGTTAGAAAAATATCTAAACAGTATTTCCAACTAA
- a CDS encoding Gfo/Idh/MocA family oxidoreductase — protein MHTFGIIGGGMVAEFHAQAIQAIGANATLGAIYARNPDKANQLGEKFNCKSYSNMEDFLADTSIDIVTIATPSGAHLEPAIAAAKAKKHIICEKPLEVTPERCQQMIDAAKVENVVLSGIYNRRFNPAVEQLKQAVEEGRFGRLTLCDAQIKWFRTQAYYDSAEWRGTLAFDGGGALMNQGSHTVDLFLHLVGSPVKRVSASMALLTHQNIEVEDTLVAILEFENGARGTIQAATSCWSSTGNPAEVQLCGSHGSVFLSDDNFRVWDFMQKTEQDEFVHDNLMKGNQPSVGGNDPNAISYLTHQRNFENVMAAIDKDETPFISGEEAMKSVRLIDAIYRSAKNDGLWINLR, from the coding sequence ATGCACACTTTCGGAATAATTGGCGGCGGAATGGTTGCCGAATTTCATGCACAAGCCATTCAAGCCATTGGCGCAAATGCTACATTAGGAGCTATTTATGCCCGAAATCCAGATAAGGCAAATCAGTTGGGAGAAAAATTCAACTGCAAAAGCTATTCTAATATGGAGGATTTTTTAGCAGACACCTCTATTGACATTGTCACCATTGCTACTCCCTCAGGCGCACATTTAGAACCTGCAATAGCGGCTGCAAAAGCCAAAAAACACATTATATGTGAAAAACCTTTGGAGGTCACTCCTGAGAGGTGTCAACAAATGATTGATGCAGCCAAAGTAGAAAATGTAGTGCTTTCGGGTATCTACAATCGCAGATTCAATCCCGCCGTAGAGCAATTGAAACAAGCAGTAGAGGAAGGTCGATTTGGAAGATTGACACTTTGTGATGCCCAAATCAAATGGTTTAGAACGCAAGCGTATTATGATTCAGCCGAATGGCGAGGAACATTGGCTTTTGACGGTGGTGGCGCTTTGATGAATCAAGGCAGTCACACGGTTGATTTATTTTTACATTTGGTAGGTTCGCCAGTAAAGCGAGTTTCTGCTTCAATGGCATTGCTTACACATCAAAACATTGAAGTAGAAGACACTTTGGTCGCTATTTTAGAATTTGAAAACGGCGCAAGAGGAACGATTCAAGCTGCTACTTCTTGTTGGTCTTCAACAGGAAACCCCGCAGAAGTTCAATTGTGTGGCAGTCATGGTTCGGTGTTTTTGAGTGATGACAATTTTCGGGTTTGGGATTTTATGCAAAAAACCGAACAGGATGAGTTTGTCCACGATAACCTGATGAAAGGCAATCAACCAAGTGTGGGTGGAAACGACCCAAATGCAATAAGTTACCTTACCCATCAGCGCAATTTTGAAAACGTAATGGCTGCAATTGATAAGGACGAAACTCCTTTTATTTCAGGAGAAGAGGCAATGAAATCCGTTCGATTGATTGATGCCATTTATCGAAGCGCAAAAAATGATGGATTGTGGATTAATCTCAGATAA
- a CDS encoding DUF1593 domain-containing protein, whose product MKHFIRQFILFCFLLSTSICFSQNPLNFGSNIRTADPSGHVWADGKMYLYTSHDEECQLDFWMKDWHVFSSSDLVNWTDHGACLSVEDLTWADNYAWAPDCAYKNGKYYFCFPAGTGHKDRVNPEKSTKWMGIGIAVSDSPTGPFKDAIGKPLWTEPYANDPCLFVDEDDKAYLYFHGKDSDFMVAEMADDMLSVKGDFYKMDMGGYEPKMEGPWVFKRNGIYYYTMPENNRKLSYYMSDSPKGPWKYQGLIMDEEGGNNHHSIVEFKGEWVLFYHRWLDINSSCEKTQRHTCAEYLHFNDDGTIQEVKRTDEGLASDESSQAKYEKPRLFVLTDIGGDPDDVMSMVRLMTYSNQIDIEGLAATEVNRQVNPNRIHRIVDAYGKIRNNLELHEPGFPTADYLRKCITEGLPIKDMDAVGKGKDSPGVEALIRAVDLDDPRPLWVTVWGGPNLLAQTLWKIHETRSPEELAKFVDKLRVYAISDQDKSGPWIREQFPNLFYIVTPGINAGGGFHHATWIAIGGDKFHGRFDGANFELVSNEWLGRNIRKGPLGKEYPHWEFMMEGDTPSFLNLINNGLSVPERPDWGGWGGRYELYTPRTEKWFLQPETRPIWTNVQDEVLGNDGEWHTSNHATIWRWREAYQNDFAARMTWTIEPYEKANHPPIVMLDHPAHIVAKPGERVNLSATNSSDPDGDALSYEWFCYEEAGTRGMSNSRTGNKHDIIGFDQAQAWLQVKTSRVMPPGTGTMHIILAVTDHGTPRLTRYKRVIITVEK is encoded by the coding sequence ATGAAACACTTTATCCGTCAATTCATCTTGTTTTGCTTTTTATTAAGCACTTCAATATGCTTTTCTCAGAATCCACTCAATTTTGGCAGTAATATAAGAACTGCTGACCCTTCAGGTCATGTATGGGCTGATGGAAAAATGTACCTTTATACATCACACGACGAAGAATGTCAACTTGATTTTTGGATGAAAGATTGGCATGTATTTTCATCAAGCGACCTTGTCAATTGGACAGACCATGGAGCTTGTTTATCCGTTGAAGACCTTACTTGGGCGGACAACTATGCCTGGGCACCAGACTGTGCCTACAAAAATGGCAAATATTATTTTTGTTTTCCTGCGGGAACGGGGCATAAAGACCGTGTAAATCCAGAAAAAAGTACCAAATGGATGGGAATTGGAATTGCAGTGAGTGATTCTCCGACAGGTCCTTTCAAAGATGCTATTGGCAAACCACTATGGACAGAGCCTTATGCCAACGACCCTTGCCTTTTTGTAGATGAAGATGATAAAGCCTATCTCTATTTTCATGGCAAAGACAGTGATTTTATGGTGGCTGAGATGGCAGATGATATGCTTAGTGTGAAAGGCGATTTCTATAAAATGGACATGGGTGGTTATGAGCCAAAAATGGAAGGCCCATGGGTATTCAAAAGAAATGGTATTTACTATTATACCATGCCAGAAAACAACCGCAAGCTTTCCTATTATATGAGTGATTCTCCAAAAGGGCCTTGGAAATACCAAGGCTTAATCATGGACGAAGAAGGCGGCAACAACCACCATTCAATAGTTGAATTTAAGGGAGAATGGGTTTTGTTTTACCACAGATGGCTTGACATAAATTCTTCTTGTGAAAAGACACAAAGACATACGTGTGCGGAATACCTTCACTTCAATGATGATGGCACTATTCAGGAGGTAAAAAGAACGGATGAAGGCCTTGCAAGCGATGAAAGTTCACAAGCAAAGTACGAAAAACCTCGACTTTTTGTCCTCACTGACATTGGAGGAGATCCTGATGATGTCATGTCTATGGTGCGATTGATGACCTATTCCAACCAAATCGACATTGAAGGACTAGCTGCTACGGAGGTAAATAGACAAGTCAATCCAAATCGTATCCATCGGATTGTTGATGCTTATGGAAAAATACGTAACAATCTTGAACTCCATGAGCCTGGTTTTCCTACAGCGGATTATCTACGAAAATGTATCACAGAGGGGCTTCCCATCAAGGATATGGATGCTGTTGGAAAAGGCAAGGATTCACCAGGAGTCGAAGCCTTGATTCGTGCTGTCGATCTCGATGACCCACGACCATTATGGGTGACGGTGTGGGGCGGTCCAAATTTACTTGCACAGACTCTTTGGAAAATACATGAAACTCGTTCTCCCGAAGAACTCGCTAAATTTGTCGACAAACTTAGAGTCTATGCCATTTCTGATCAAGACAAAAGTGGCCCATGGATACGTGAACAATTTCCTAATCTTTTTTACATAGTGACTCCTGGTATCAATGCAGGAGGTGGTTTTCACCATGCGACATGGATTGCGATTGGCGGCGATAAGTTTCATGGACGTTTTGATGGTGCAAACTTTGAGCTTGTGAGCAATGAATGGCTTGGGCGAAATATTCGCAAAGGTCCTTTGGGCAAAGAATATCCGCACTGGGAATTTATGATGGAGGGCGATACTCCTTCCTTCCTCAATCTTATCAACAATGGTCTAAGTGTTCCTGAGCGCCCAGATTGGGGCGGCTGGGGAGGGCGTTATGAACTCTATACTCCACGCACAGAAAAATGGTTTTTACAGCCCGAAACACGCCCAATCTGGACCAATGTACAAGATGAAGTTTTGGGTAATGATGGCGAATGGCATACGTCCAATCACGCGACCATTTGGCGTTGGCGTGAAGCCTACCAAAACGACTTTGCTGCACGCATGACTTGGACTATCGAACCCTACGAAAAAGCCAATCATCCACCAATAGTGATGCTAGACCACCCTGCTCATATTGTGGCCAAGCCAGGTGAGCGAGTAAACCTCAGTGCAACAAACTCTTCAGATCCAGATGGAGATGCGCTTTCGTACGAATGGTTTTGCTATGAAGAAGCTGGTACGAGAGGCATGTCAAATTCCCGTACAGGCAACAAACACGACATCATAGGATTTGACCAAGCCCAAGCATGGTTACAGGTCAAAACCAGCCGTGTAATGCCTCCAGGAACGGGAACCATGCACATCATCCTTGCAGTTACCGATCATGGCACACCGAGGTTAACTCGATATAAACGTGTGATTATCACTGTTGAAAAATAG
- a CDS encoding cupin domain-containing protein: MKTVLILSFCFFFLSCFSSKTPAIQLKPVKSGVYKWAEHIVTEGESRETRKILEGTSPHFEYLKIHATTQFPGAKPNEARTNDEFEECIIVKEGKMKITIEDKSEVLETGGVVLLMPNDTHIIENVGDSNLTYYVMKYKSKKKMDLERGQDAGGSIMLKKSALPFGHSVRGGGIAYFDRPTAMCERFEMHITQLNQKGPSHNPHVHEETEIILVLSGETEMTIDGKEYKGITGDFYFMNSQLLHGVRNASDEPCSYFAFKWK; the protein is encoded by the coding sequence ATGAAAACCGTTTTAATCCTTTCTTTTTGCTTTTTCTTTCTTTCTTGTTTTTCTTCAAAAACGCCTGCAATACAATTAAAACCTGTCAAATCAGGCGTATATAAATGGGCTGAACATATCGTAACTGAAGGAGAATCAAGAGAGACCAGAAAGATATTAGAAGGTACGTCACCCCATTTTGAATACCTAAAAATTCACGCAACGACTCAATTTCCAGGAGCAAAACCAAATGAGGCACGCACCAATGATGAGTTTGAAGAATGTATCATCGTCAAAGAAGGCAAAATGAAGATTACCATTGAAGACAAAAGCGAAGTTTTAGAAACAGGAGGGGTTGTTTTATTAATGCCAAACGATACACATATCATTGAAAATGTAGGAGATAGCAATCTTACCTATTATGTGATGAAGTACAAATCCAAGAAGAAAATGGATTTGGAAAGAGGACAAGATGCGGGCGGGTCAATCATGTTGAAGAAAAGTGCGCTGCCTTTTGGGCATAGTGTTCGAGGCGGCGGGATAGCCTATTTTGACCGACCAACTGCAATGTGTGAGCGATTCGAAATGCACATCACTCAGCTAAACCAAAAAGGGCCAAGTCACAATCCACATGTCCATGAAGAAACCGAAATTATTCTGGTTCTTTCGGGTGAAACGGAAATGACCATTGACGGTAAAGAATACAAGGGAATAACAGGGGATTTTTATTTCATGAATTCCCAATTGCTACATGGAGTTCGCAATGCAAGCGATGAACCATGTTCTTATTTTGCCTTCAAGTGGAAATAA
- a CDS encoding glycoside hydrolase family 28 protein — MPIKPITVLFAVFILFLINDSQTTLFAKSETTQLADTYEGIEFEMKLVQEPSIPDNMVNIKDFGAVSGGQHLNTQAFEDAIEAVSKKGGGKVVFPPGIWLTGPIILKSNLELHAETGALIKFSTNKDLYPLIQTSFEGLNTWRCLSPIFGENLENVAFTGHGVWDGSGDAWRHVKRSKLTESQWKKLVASGGFVDDSQKNWYPSEQFKNAAENAELNVRKDLTTKEEFETIRDFLRPVMVSIQNSKKVMLDGPVFQNSPAWCLHPLVIEDLIVRNVTVRNPWYSQNGDGLDVESCKNVIVENSSFDVGDDAICVKSGKDEDGRLRGVPSENLIIRNNIVYHGHGGVTVGSEMSGGVKNMHVSNCTFMGTDVGLRFKSKRGRGGVVENIFISDIRMTDIPTNAISFNLYYGGLSVSEMLAQGGAKKTEEIVPVSEETPQFKNISIKNIIINGAHQAVFLQGLPEMNLENVEISNLLIEADNGFSIIDANGVKISGINMTIKNNPAFEIFNCKNVTIEDIEAHSTSSEVVKINGKACEKIELVSSPKMDFKKNTTIGETVPKRAVKF, encoded by the coding sequence ATGCCTATCAAACCAATAACTGTATTATTTGCAGTTTTTATTCTTTTTCTGATAAACGATTCACAAACAACTTTATTCGCTAAATCAGAAACAACCCAATTAGCAGATACTTATGAAGGTATTGAATTTGAAATGAAGCTTGTTCAAGAACCATCCATTCCCGACAACATGGTAAACATAAAAGATTTCGGTGCGGTTAGTGGCGGTCAACATTTGAATACCCAAGCATTTGAAGATGCCATTGAAGCAGTATCCAAAAAAGGAGGAGGTAAAGTGGTCTTTCCTCCAGGAATTTGGCTTACAGGGCCTATTATTCTAAAAAGTAATCTGGAACTACATGCGGAAACAGGTGCATTGATTAAATTTTCTACCAATAAAGATTTGTATCCGCTTATTCAAACAAGTTTTGAAGGATTGAATACTTGGCGTTGTTTATCTCCAATATTTGGGGAAAATCTTGAAAATGTAGCCTTTACAGGACATGGGGTTTGGGATGGTTCGGGCGATGCTTGGCGACACGTAAAAAGAAGTAAACTCACCGAAAGTCAATGGAAAAAACTGGTGGCTTCAGGTGGATTTGTAGATGATAGTCAAAAGAATTGGTATCCTTCTGAACAGTTCAAGAATGCAGCAGAAAATGCAGAACTAAACGTGCGTAAAGATTTGACAACTAAAGAAGAATTTGAAACTATTCGGGATTTCCTTCGTCCAGTAATGGTCAGCATCCAAAACAGTAAGAAGGTGATGCTTGACGGACCTGTTTTTCAGAATTCTCCCGCTTGGTGTTTGCATCCGCTAGTAATTGAAGATTTAATTGTTCGAAATGTGACGGTTCGCAATCCGTGGTATTCGCAAAATGGTGATGGACTTGATGTAGAATCCTGCAAAAATGTCATTGTTGAAAATTCAAGTTTTGATGTGGGTGATGATGCAATTTGTGTAAAATCGGGAAAAGATGAAGATGGTCGCTTGCGTGGTGTTCCCTCCGAAAACCTGATTATCAGAAACAACATCGTTTACCACGGTCATGGTGGAGTGACCGTTGGTAGCGAAATGTCTGGCGGTGTAAAAAATATGCACGTTTCCAACTGTACCTTTATGGGAACTGACGTAGGACTTCGCTTCAAAAGCAAACGAGGTAGAGGCGGTGTTGTTGAAAACATTTTTATATCCGATATCCGTATGACCGATATTCCAACCAATGCCATTTCCTTCAACTTGTATTATGGAGGTCTATCCGTTTCTGAAATGCTAGCACAAGGAGGAGCAAAAAAAACGGAAGAGATAGTACCTGTCAGCGAAGAAACTCCACAATTCAAGAATATTTCGATAAAAAATATCATTATCAACGGAGCGCATCAGGCGGTTTTCCTCCAAGGTTTACCTGAAATGAATCTTGAAAATGTTGAGATTAGCAATTTGCTTATTGAAGCTGATAATGGATTTTCAATCATTGATGCAAATGGAGTCAAGATTAGTGGGATTAATATGACGATTAAAAACAATCCTGCATTCGAAATCTTCAATTGTAAAAATGTAACCATAGAAGACATTGAAGCCCATTCAACATCATCGGAGGTTGTAAAAATTAATGGAAAGGCTTGCGAAAAGATAGAATTGGTTTCTTCTCCAAAAATGGATTTCAAAAAAAATACGACTATTGGTGAGACTGTGCCGAAAAGGGCGGTAAAATTCTAA
- a CDS encoding molybdopterin cofactor-binding domain-containing protein — protein sequence MTLIKTSIGRRSFLKSSALAGGGIMLGFSWLTSCQNSKTEAEIMAMPKEWFDINSYLKIGDNGVVTIYTPNPEFGQNVRTSMPMLVAEELDMDWKNVIVEQAPYHPTNFGFQFTGGSRGIMSRWEPLRMAGASARQMLREAAAQIWQVPVEEITTEAGILHHKTSGKSAGYGEMASAAANMTVPEEVKLKEVKDFKIIGKSRKNVDGKSIVTGKPMFGMDYRQEGMLIAMIVHPPAFGMTLQSIDDTEAKSMSGIKDVVSIKSFKDGFEKGGFDTNAFPEIVAIIGNSTWEVMQAKKQLKVEWKPITAYSETVNGFVGKETKNIPAGLESTFGHKANMKELASKEGKTVRKDGDPEAAFKNAAKTIERSYSAPFLAHNSMEPLNASAHVEGDKVKIAAPIQIPNFIVPTIAASLGIPAENIEMEMPRMGGGFGRKGYAHYVVEAALISQKVKAPVKLIYTREDDMTHGIYRPTYYATYRAALDENNNLTALHVKAGGIPESPLFANRFPAGAIDNYLAEEWSIDSNITIGAFRAPRSNFMAGAEQSFLDEVAEAAGKDPIQFRLDLLKRAKENPVGKENDYDAERYAGVLELVREKSNWIDNQENIHRGVSAYFCHNSYAAHILDMTIEDGKPIVQKVIAAIDCGIVVNPDAAKNMAEGAITDGVGNAFYGEMTFKDGVPEKNNFHQYRMIRMGEAPKEIEVHFVKNEINPTGMGEPPFPPIFGAVANAMYKATGERQYHQPFLGNKKVLG from the coding sequence ATGACTTTAATAAAAACATCCATCGGCAGACGTTCATTCTTGAAATCATCTGCTTTAGCAGGAGGAGGTATAATGCTCGGTTTTAGCTGGCTGACTTCTTGTCAAAACAGCAAAACGGAAGCAGAAATCATGGCCATGCCCAAAGAATGGTTCGACATCAATTCTTATCTGAAAATTGGAGACAATGGCGTAGTCACCATCTATACGCCCAATCCCGAATTTGGGCAAAATGTCCGAACATCCATGCCCATGTTGGTAGCAGAAGAATTGGATATGGATTGGAAAAACGTAATCGTTGAACAAGCTCCTTACCATCCAACCAATTTTGGCTTTCAGTTTACAGGAGGCAGTCGAGGAATCATGTCGAGATGGGAACCTTTGCGAATGGCGGGAGCATCTGCTCGACAGATGTTGCGAGAAGCAGCAGCGCAAATATGGCAAGTTCCCGTTGAAGAAATTACCACAGAAGCAGGTATATTGCACCACAAAACAAGTGGAAAATCGGCTGGATATGGAGAAATGGCTTCGGCAGCAGCTAATATGACTGTGCCAGAGGAAGTGAAATTGAAGGAAGTTAAAGACTTCAAAATCATTGGCAAATCTCGAAAGAATGTAGATGGAAAAAGCATTGTGACAGGTAAACCTATGTTTGGAATGGATTATCGCCAAGAAGGAATGTTGATTGCGATGATAGTGCATCCTCCTGCTTTCGGAATGACCTTGCAGTCAATAGACGATACAGAAGCCAAATCAATGTCAGGTATCAAAGACGTGGTGTCGATAAAGAGCTTCAAGGATGGATTTGAAAAAGGAGGTTTTGATACCAATGCTTTCCCTGAAATAGTGGCGATAATCGGTAATTCGACTTGGGAAGTAATGCAGGCTAAAAAGCAATTGAAAGTAGAATGGAAACCCATTACTGCTTATTCTGAGACGGTTAATGGGTTTGTAGGAAAAGAAACGAAAAACATCCCTGCTGGCTTGGAATCTACCTTTGGTCACAAAGCCAACATGAAAGAACTGGCAAGTAAAGAAGGAAAAACAGTTCGTAAAGATGGTGACCCTGAAGCCGCTTTCAAAAATGCTGCAAAAACTATAGAAAGAAGTTATTCTGCCCCATTTCTTGCACATAACTCTATGGAGCCATTGAACGCTTCTGCACATGTTGAAGGTGATAAGGTCAAGATTGCAGCACCCATCCAAATTCCTAATTTCATTGTGCCTACCATTGCTGCCAGTCTGGGAATTCCCGCAGAAAACATTGAAATGGAAATGCCCCGTATGGGAGGTGGTTTTGGTCGAAAAGGTTATGCTCACTATGTGGTGGAGGCTGCCTTAATTTCACAAAAAGTAAAAGCACCTGTAAAGTTGATTTATACGCGTGAGGACGATATGACGCACGGTATTTATCGCCCTACTTATTATGCCACTTACCGAGCTGCTTTGGATGAAAACAACAATTTGACGGCACTGCATGTAAAAGCAGGAGGAATTCCCGAAAGTCCTTTATTTGCCAATCGTTTCCCAGCAGGTGCAATAGACAATTATTTGGCGGAAGAATGGTCTATTGACTCCAATATTACCATTGGTGCATTTCGTGCACCACGCTCCAATTTTATGGCGGGTGCAGAACAATCCTTCTTAGACGAAGTGGCAGAAGCTGCAGGCAAAGACCCTATTCAATTTCGTTTGGATTTATTGAAGCGAGCCAAAGAAAACCCTGTAGGTAAAGAAAATGATTACGATGCAGAACGATATGCGGGTGTATTAGAATTGGTGCGAGAAAAATCAAATTGGATTGATAATCAAGAAAATATACACAGGGGAGTATCTGCTTATTTTTGTCACAATTCCTATGCTGCACACATTTTGGACATGACTATTGAAGACGGCAAACCTATTGTCCAAAAGGTAATTGCTGCGATTGATTGCGGAATTGTAGTCAATCCTGATGCTGCTAAAAACATGGCGGAGGGAGCGATAACAGATGGTGTTGGCAATGCTTTTTATGGGGAAATGACCTTCAAAGATGGCGTTCCAGAAAAGAACAACTTTCACCAGTATCGTATGATTAGAATGGGTGAAGCTCCAAAAGAAATAGAGGTACATTTTGTGAAAAATGAAATCAATCCAACTGGAATGGGTGAGCCTCCTTTTCCTCCAATTTTCGGTGCGGTGGCGAATGCAATGTACAAAGCCACTGGAGAGCGTCAATACCATCAGCCGTTTTTAGGGAATAAAAAGGTATTAGGGTAG
- a CDS encoding sialidase family protein — MNFLRSFFLVLCLLSCTSKTEKPFEVDSLFDLEKPETLGLSFAEKRETFTIFSPKNEGNKYNHGVVLFPFKGNLYAQWQSSSMDEDGADTQVFYSRSPNGKDWKRPMPLTEIWENGIKTSGGWWSDGDTLVAYINIWPNKKESAKEGFTEYLTSSDGIHWTSSKPLKDKNGVPVLGIIEQDVRTFREGRLITAFHMQPGLVATPFFTDDPLGISGWTAGEMQNMPSTNENMSREIEPSWFYRKDNAVVMVFRDQESTFKKLASVSHDRGQTWTQPVIVDTPDSRAKQSAGNLPDGTAFMVNNPSGNKTRHPLVITLSRDGFRFDKAYLLRSGGSDLQALRFEGKYKRAGYSYPKSVVWGNYLYVAYATNKEDVELTRVPIESIDYFSDFPIKKK, encoded by the coding sequence ATGAACTTTCTTCGCAGTTTTTTTCTTGTTTTATGTCTATTATCGTGTACTTCTAAAACCGAAAAACCTTTTGAAGTCGATTCCCTTTTTGATTTGGAAAAACCCGAAACTTTGGGGCTTTCCTTTGCAGAAAAACGGGAAACGTTCACTATTTTTTCTCCTAAAAATGAAGGCAATAAATACAATCACGGAGTAGTCCTTTTTCCCTTCAAAGGAAACCTGTACGCACAGTGGCAAAGCTCTTCAATGGATGAAGATGGAGCAGATACGCAGGTCTTTTATAGTCGCAGCCCAAACGGAAAAGATTGGAAGCGACCAATGCCATTGACCGAAATTTGGGAGAATGGCATCAAAACAAGTGGCGGATGGTGGAGTGATGGTGATACTTTGGTGGCCTATATAAATATTTGGCCCAATAAAAAAGAAAGTGCAAAAGAAGGCTTTACCGAATACCTCACTTCATCGGATGGCATTCATTGGACTTCTTCAAAACCGTTGAAGGATAAAAATGGTGTTCCAGTGCTTGGCATTATTGAGCAAGATGTTCGTACTTTTCGAGAGGGACGGCTTATCACCGCTTTCCACATGCAGCCTGGTTTGGTTGCCACTCCATTTTTCACAGACGACCCTTTGGGCATTTCTGGTTGGACGGCTGGAGAAATGCAAAATATGCCTTCAACGAATGAAAATATGAGCCGTGAGATTGAACCCAGTTGGTTTTATCGAAAAGACAATGCCGTTGTGATGGTTTTCCGAGACCAAGAAAGCACCTTCAAAAAACTCGCTTCCGTAAGCCATGACCGTGGACAAACTTGGACTCAGCCAGTAATTGTTGATACACCCGATTCGAGAGCCAAACAGAGTGCAGGCAATTTGCCAGATGGAACAGCTTTCATGGTCAACAATCCTTCGGGCAATAAGACTCGCCATCCGCTTGTCATTACCTTGAGTCGAGATGGGTTTCGCTTCGATAAAGCTTATTTGTTGCGTAGTGGAGGCTCGGATTTGCAGGCCTTAAGATTTGAAGGAAAATACAAAAGAGCAGGTTATAGTTACCCGAAAAGTGTGGTATGGGGTAATTATCTGTATGTGGCTTATGCTACAAATAAAGAAGACGTGGAATTGACGAGAGTACCGATTGAAAGTATTGATTATTTTAGCGATTTCCCCATAAAAAAGAAGTAA